The Methanosphaera sp. WGK6 nucleotide sequence ACCATTTTCTCCTACTGGACAGAATGGTGGTATTCCATTTTTACTTCCTACTTCATAATCCTCTGGACCATGACCTGGTGCTGTATGTACACATCCTGTACCATCTTCTAGTGTTACATGTGTTCCAAGAATTATTCTATGATTAAATTCCTCTTGTAATGGTACTTCTTCACGTAATGGATGATAATATTCAATACCTTCAAGTTCTTCTCCTTTTACTGTTTTGATAATTGTTTTTTCAATATCTCCAAGTACAGAGTCAATTAGTGCATCAGCCATTACTAATATTTCCTCTTTTTGTGTTTGAGGATTTTGTATTTTCACATAACTATATTCAAAGTCAGGATGTACACTTACAGCCAGGTTTGCTGGAATTGTCCATGGAGTTGTTGTCCAAATAAGAATATATGTTGTTATATCATCATATTCTTGTTGTTTTAGTTCAAATTTAACATAGATTGATGGATCTATTTGATCTCCATATTCAATTTCTGCATTTGCTAGTGCTGTTTCACAGTGCGGACACCATGTGATTACTCTTTTATCTTGTACAAGTAAATCTTTTGCATCTGCTTGTTTAAGTGTCCACCAACAGGATTCCATGTATCCATTATCATATGTTACATATGGGTCTTCCCAGTCCATCCATATACCCATTCCTTTGAATTGTTGGGTCATGTCATCCTTATTTTTTATAGCAAATTCTTTACATTTATCTACAAAGTTATCGATTCCATATTTTTCTTCGATTTCTTGTTTACTTTTAATGTCTAGTAATTGTTCTACTTTATGTTCTATTGGAAGTCCATGTGTATCCCATCCAGCTTGTCTTCTTAGACTAAAGCCTGCCATACTTTTATATCTTAGAAATGCATCTTTAAGTGTTTTGTTCCATGCAGTTCCAAGATGTATTCTTCCACTACAGTAGGGTGGTCCATCTAGAAATGCGTATTTTGGTCTATTTTCTCTTTGTTTATTTGTTTTATTATAGATGTCATTTTCTTGCCAAAATGATTGTATCTTTTTTTCTAAATCTTTATTATATCCCTGTTCTACCCCATTTATTGGCATATGATGTCTCCTCTTAATTTAATTATAGTGGGTTTATTCATGAGTTTATGGTTTTAATTTATGAATAGTCCCCTTTCATAGTATAATTCATCGTTGATTAGATGATATTATAATCATTAATATTTTTGTTATTACTTACAATAATAGTTAATCCTTATTTTTTTAGAAGAATGAAATAATATATTAGTTAAGAAGTAGTATTTTATATTATAATATTAAAAAATATTAAATAAAGACGAAATAAGGAGTAAATTTTTAATGAATTATTTAATTATTAATGGTAGTCCTCGACGACAAAATACTTGGCAAATTGTTGAAAGAATTAAAGATACTCTTTCTGAAAATGATAAAAATCCTGTTTTTAATGAAATTGATTTAGGAAATATTAATTTACCAGCATGTACTGGTTGTTATAGTTGTTTTAATAATGGAGAAGATACTTGTCCTCATAATGAGATTATTTCACCTATTGTTGATGCTATGAAATCATGTGATGGATTTATTATTACAAGTCCGGTTTATGCTTTGAATGTTACAGGTCTTATCAAGAATTTTATTGATCATCTTGCATATTTTTATCATAGACCTTACTTTTTTAAGAAAAAAGCATTAGTTGTGGTTACTACTGCAGGTAATGGTCATAAAAAAGTTGGAGATTATCTTGATGAAACTTTAAGAAACTGGGGTTATAATGAACGATTTAAATTATGTTTTGTTCATGCACATGATGGTACAGGACGTCTTCCTCTTAAAACTAAGAAAGTTATTGATAAAACTACAAAACAGTTCTATAATAGTATTGTTAGTAATCATTTGAAAAGTCCTGATAGAAAAGCTTTATTTTATTACAATCTTTGGAGAGCTATGGCATATAATAATCATGTTGAATTAGATCATGAGTATTGGGTTAAAAATAATATGATTAATAATGAGTTTTATCCAGGTATTCCATGTAATAGTATTAAAAAGATACCTTATAAGCTATTTTATAGAATTTTATTAGGATTTTTAAGTAAAAATACTGTTGAAAAATAGAAATATTATTTATATTTTTATATTTTTTTAAAAAAAAGATAAATAAGAAGTACATTCATTAGAATGTTCTTAATTTTCCTTCAAGCATGAAATCTTTAATGTCTGTGATGTTTTCTAACCATTTATCAATTATTCTTGTTACATCTTCTTCTACATCTTCAACTGTGTACCCATCTTCTGTTTGGATGTGTGCTGTTGCAGTTCTTGGTTGATCTATTGGTTTTCCTATTTGACTTAAGATAACCATGTCAATGTTTTTTACGCCTTCTACATCATGCACTACTTCTCTTGTAATTTCATTAGATAGTAAGTTGTATATTTTTCCTACGTGGTTTATTGGATTTTTACCGGATGTTGCTTCCATAGACATTGGTCTGTTTGGTGTGATAAGTCCGTTTGCTCTGTTTCCTCTTCCTACAGAACCATCATCACCCATTTCTGCACTTGTACCAGTTACTGTTAAATAGTAACCTGATTCATCATCTTTACTTTCATCATCAGCTGTATTTATAAATGTATCTACTGATAAATCGGTTTCTTTTGCAGCTAAATCTTTTACTATGTCTGTTAATTCTGCTTTCATGTTAAGATATGTGTCTCTGTCATCAACATACTTTGATACAAATGCTGCTGCTATTGTAAGAGTTATGTTATCATTTTCACGTAATCCCATTACTTTTATATCTTCTCCTACTTGAGGATATTGTTTTTTGAAGTCTTTACTGTTTAGTAATTCTTCTGTTTTAAGTACTAGATTTTCTGTTGGTGTAAATGGTGCAAATCCTACTCCAAATGATGTATCATTTGATGATGGAATATCATTTGGTCTTTGGAATACATCTCGTAAGTCTGCTGATCCTTGACCTATTTTACATTCAACTACTGTTCCATATTCTACATCTAAGTTTATAATTGTATCTTTAAGGAAATCTTTTGCAGCTTCTATTGCTATTGTGTCTACTCCTACTTTATGTGTTTCACCATTTGGTAGTGTGAATTCATTTGCTGCTCTTCCTGTGAGTAATATTTGGATTGGTTTTATTATTTGTCCACCACCAAATTTAGGATCTGATTCACCAGCAGTTATTTGTACTTCGTCAGTATTATGGTGTAATACATGACCAGCTTTTTCTTTGTATGTTTGAGATAATACTCTACTTACAGCTTCTGCTATACCATCACTGATACTATCTGGATGTCCGATTCCTTTTCTTTCTACTACTTCTATTTCATTTTGTCCTGCTGTTTTTCCTACAGCTTTTTCGATTTTTATATTACGCATTGCTGCACCTCTATTAAGTTTTTGATTTACATTAAATAATTTTAATAATCGGATTAAATTATTTTTTTAATTGAAAACTAATAAATATAATTTCTTGATATTTTCTCTTAATACATGAGAATCATTTTAAAGTCTTATCTAAAAAATAATTTTTGATAAAACATTTACATATAAATATATTTTTATTTATTAGATTATTTAATATTTGTTTAATATAAAATAGTAGAATAATAAAACTCAAGTTTAGTATTGAGTAAAAAATAGTTATCATGTAGAAGTGTTTAATTAATTATAGTTTAGTATATACCCATAATATATGATAAAAATATAATTAATATACATATTTTTTAAATAAATTGATAATACTAAGAAATTTGAGAATTTATCAAAATACAAGATATTCTGTTTAATTATTAGTTTGAAATAATGAAAAAATAAAAAAAGATTTAAAGTTTAGATAAAACTTTTAATTTGAAAAACCCATTAGTAAAGTTTTTTCTATACTTTGTACTGATTGCACACTTCTTTTTTCCTGAGTTTCCTGTAGACGTTGTTGTTTTATAGCTCGTGTTTCAATAATATCGAGTAATTTTTCAACTACTTCAACATCATTCTCTTTACACATCCACCCAGTTGTATTACCAGCTACATTATCTAAATCTTGAAAATCAGATGTTGTATAATATTTAAAATATTGTTTTATTTTTTGTTTTTCATTTTCTGAGATTTTTTGATTTAATCTATAATATTTAGTTGATGTTGTACAATCAATAGTACTTAATCGTAGAGATAAATTAAATTTGTTATCTTTCAACATAACATATTATTTTATGTTGTACATTCAATGTATATCTTTAGGTTATTAGTATTATAATACATGACATAATAGCATACAAGTACTTATAGATTAGAAATAATAATATTATATAATAAAAATTATGTATAAAATAGTAATAAAAACTAAAAATAATAAACAAAGTATCATAAGTATTGATTATGCTAATACATTCATAAAACGTTTAAAGGGATTGATGTTTAAAGATAAAATCACACCATTACTCTATAAACAATATTATGAAAATAGACTTCTTGCAACAATACATACACTATTCATGAAAAAGACCATAGCTATAATTTATGTAAATACTGATGATGAAATACAAGAAATTATAACACTTAAACCATGGCAAATATACATACCTCAAAAATCAGGTATAAAATATATAATAGAAGTATCCGAAAATACAATAAAAGAAAATAACATAGAAATAACTAACAAAATAAAAGTCTTAAAAAAAGAGACTAAAAAGGAAATTGAATAATGAAAATAATATGGGCAATAACTGGAGCAGGACATCTGTTAAAAGAAAGTATAGACGTGCTAGAAAAAATAAGTAAAAAACATGAAATAACCCTAATCACAAGTAAAGCAGGAAAAGAAGTACTACAATTATATGGTTATAACAATAAAATAAAAAAAATTCTAGAAAACCCCCACCACCACTATATAACAGATGAACAACAACAATACAGCTACCCATTATCTGGAAAATTAACACATGAAAAATATGATTTAATAATAATATCACCAACCACTGCAAATACAACTGCAAAAATAGTGCACGGAATAGCAGACACTCTCATAACAAATGTTGCAGCACAATCAGGAAAAGGACAAATTCCCCAAATAATAGTTCCAGTTGATCAAAAAGAAGGACTTATAACCACACAACTACCACCATATATTGATAAGACAAAATGCAAACAATGTGATACCTGCACTGCAAACAACAAATGTCCACAAAAAATAATCCAACCACCACTAATTGATACAACAAAATGTAATAGTTGCTTAAACTGTGAAAATACATGTTCCTACAATGCAATAATAACTAGAAAAAAAATACAATTATATATAAGAAAAATAGATGCAGAAAATACAAAAAAATTAGAAAAAATAGAAAATACAACTACACTACTTCATCCTGAAGAAATAATAAAAAAAATAGAAGAAATGAATTAATTTTCTTCATCCCACTTACTAAAAATTTCTTTTTTAAAGAACTTATGAACACTCACAGCACCAATTAACGATTCATCTAAAGACCAACTAGAAGGATATGCTATAAATGGTGCTTGTTGAGTACCACCGACACCACCATGGCTTCCAATTAATTCCTCAAATGCATAAACTTCGTCATTAATATCATCATAAATACTATTGACAAGAATATCAGGAACATAATCAAATGAATCAGTACGTTTTAAATGATTAACAATATTTTCACCATAAACTTCTAAAAATTGATTTCCAACATACTTATCATCATCCATATAATAAATATTATCCCCCGATAAACAAATAGTACCATATATACTACTATGCACCATTACAAATCCAATACCTGGATGACTAGCAATACCCTTTATTAATCCTGGGAAAGCATCCTCAATTTGTTCATATGATAGACGTGTAGCCCAATCAGTGAAATATATAAGTCCAAGATTACCTGAAGCTAGAACAATTGTTTGAGCATTTTCAATACTAATCACATCTTTAGGTAAATGAATATCCAAGTTATATTTATCAGAAAGATCATTTAATCTATCAATAATAGGTTTATTTCCCGTGAACAACTCTTTCTTATTTTTAAGTTCATCAAAATACATCTTAGATGAAGCTTTACTTCTAAAATCCATTGTACGAGAAATAATAGATTCCACCTTCTCACTTTGAAGAGCATAATCCTTTAATGAAACTTTTTCAACAAAGTGGTCATCATTTGAATGAAGAATACCATGAACAGTGACATTTTCTGGAAGAAATTTCTCAACAAGATTATTTAATGTAATACCATACTTCTGTTTAAATGTAGGTCCACCCGATTGACC carries:
- a CDS encoding flavodoxin family protein, encoding MNYLIINGSPRRQNTWQIVERIKDTLSENDKNPVFNEIDLGNINLPACTGCYSCFNNGEDTCPHNEIISPIVDAMKSCDGFIITSPVYALNVTGLIKNFIDHLAYFYHRPYFFKKKALVVVTTAGNGHKKVGDYLDETLRNWGYNERFKLCFVHAHDGTGRLPLKTKKVIDKTTKQFYNSIVSNHLKSPDRKALFYYNLWRAMAYNNHVELDHEYWVKNNMINNEFYPGIPCNSIKKIPYKLFYRILLGFLSKNTVEK
- a CDS encoding methionine adenosyltransferase, encoding MRNIKIEKAVGKTAGQNEIEVVERKGIGHPDSISDGIAEAVSRVLSQTYKEKAGHVLHHNTDEVQITAGESDPKFGGGQIIKPIQILLTGRAANEFTLPNGETHKVGVDTIAIEAAKDFLKDTIINLDVEYGTVVECKIGQGSADLRDVFQRPNDIPSSNDTSFGVGFAPFTPTENLVLKTEELLNSKDFKKQYPQVGEDIKVMGLRENDNITLTIAAAFVSKYVDDRDTYLNMKAELTDIVKDLAAKETDLSVDTFINTADDESKDDESGYYLTVTGTSAEMGDDGSVGRGNRANGLITPNRPMSMEATSGKNPINHVGKIYNLLSNEITREVVHDVEGVKNIDMVILSQIGKPIDQPRTATAHIQTEDGYTVEDVEEDVTRIIDKWLENITDIKDFMLEGKLRTF
- a CDS encoding DUF192 domain-containing protein; translation: MYKIVIKTKNNKQSIISIDYANTFIKRLKGLMFKDKITPLLYKQYYENRLLATIHTLFMKKTIAIIYVNTDDEIQEIITLKPWQIYIPQKSGIKYIIEVSENTIKENNIEITNKIKVLKKETKKEIE
- a CDS encoding flavoprotein, yielding MKIIWAITGAGHLLKESIDVLEKISKKHEITLITSKAGKEVLQLYGYNNKIKKILENPHHHYITDEQQQYSYPLSGKLTHEKYDLIIISPTTANTTAKIVHGIADTLITNVAAQSGKGQIPQIIVPVDQKEGLITTQLPPYIDKTKCKQCDTCTANNKCPQKIIQPPLIDTTKCNSCLNCENTCSYNAIITRKKIQLYIRKIDAENTKKLEKIENTTTLLHPEEIIKKIEEMN